In Apostichopus japonicus isolate 1M-3 chromosome 5, ASM3797524v1, whole genome shotgun sequence, a single window of DNA contains:
- the LOC139968083 gene encoding myosin regulatory light chain 12B-like, with protein MASKKKSSGKTKKRAQRATSNVFAMFDQSQIQEFKEAFNLIDQNHDGFIDKEDLHDMLASMGKNPSDKELEDMVNEVPGSINFTMFLTMFGEKLTGTDPEETILNAFRLFDEDKKGFIGEDYLTNLLMTRGEHFTNDEIDAAYKGAPIDDEGNLDYGAFVRMIKHGTQDESLVKSDV; from the exons GCAAGCAAAAAGAAGTCCTCCGGAAAGACAAAGAAGCGCGCACAACGTGCGACTTCTAATGTCTTCGCTATGTTCGACCAGTCACAGATTCAGGAGTTCAAGGAG gCATTCAACCTGATTGACCAGAACCACGATGGATTCATCGATAAAGAAGATTTGCACGACATGTTGGCGTCTATGG GTAAGAACCCATCAGACAAAGAACTGGAGGACATGGTTAATGAGGTACCAGGCAGCATTAACTTCACCATGTTCTTAACCATGTTTGGTGAAAAGTTAACGG GTACGGATCCAGAAGAGACGATATTGAACGCATTCAGATTATTCGACGAAGATAAGAAAGGCTTTATTGGAGAAGATTA CCTTACAAATCTGCTAATGACGAGAGGCGAACATTTCACTAACGATGAGATCGATGCAGCCTATAAGGGCGCCCCCATCGACGATGAAGGCAACTTGGACTATGGTGCCTTCGTCAGAATGATTAAGCACGGTACCCAGGACGAATCGCTGGTCAAGTCGGATGTATAG